Proteins from one Gimesia sp. genomic window:
- a CDS encoding STAS domain-containing protein: MLENFEVFEVELSTPNLIVIPLGSTLQFHYSNVQVESNKVLRLFNSPEIKNVIIDFSKVDYLDSVIINSIIRYLQQARQTGGQAVCCNASENMQNILKCIRVGTLWPLFDTREEAIDSITTNS; the protein is encoded by the coding sequence ATGCTAGAGAACTTTGAAGTATTTGAGGTTGAACTGAGTACTCCAAATTTGATTGTGATCCCCCTGGGATCGACGCTGCAATTTCACTACAGCAACGTCCAGGTTGAATCCAACAAGGTATTAAGACTTTTCAACTCACCAGAAATTAAGAATGTGATCATCGACTTTTCAAAAGTTGATTATCTAGATTCAGTCATCATCAACTCAATCATTCGTTACCTGCAGCAGGCCAGACAGACTGGGGGACAGGCCGTCTGCTGCAATGCCTCTGAGAATATGCAAAACATTCTCAAGTGCATCAGAGTAGGGACTCTCTGGCCGTTATTTGATACCCGGGAAGAAGCCATCGACTCCATCACCACAAATTCATAA
- a CDS encoding DUF1553 domain-containing protein produces the protein MYWTRLLLILILTSHHACPLHADEAAPVARWDFSTEESTSLSTHGNVTRDQAGPVPPEFPDFTKDNTAVHLDGKGAYIAVQDPGDKSIFDFTNGDTITVEAWVKVEKIRNGQPMYVIGKGRTHSPHVAPDNQNWALRVVGAGDAVKLGFLFATPASPGSKGPNWHRWTSKSGFAVVTGWHHIAVTYRFGQPDSIQGWIDGRPTDGIWDLQGATKAAPVVDNDQIWIGSSMGGNTSNSFNGWLDTIAVYRTRLSNKVIASHFHRLGGPRTVGPAPEIMPEISDVPLGQVLVTFSESMPASDRWLNEGEKWPKETSRWLGNEFLLPRIPLRYDAWGIRSSWKAPLLVRMAADMELEPGKHRLLLRARALGRLWIDGKVVARTKALTYRPPNGEEPITPLAEPPLHGVRVKGYRMQEVFGEITIPDNDDGKTQLCRVVLELVTGGKNLRTETGEVCVAIQTTDGKSYAVIRPQHQDALPLTDAAVNPVLSQIEAAISQLEDETRLKAAAGQDDFWQTRHAAARAWTSQHPAPEIPTVADSAINHPIDRFLASKIDKALLESSATDRSQAEHFHKTILPLLQENCFRCHGDKDKGGLRLNTRENALKAGDSEIPAIVPGDISASELVERIRAQDESIRMPPTGKGLSKQQIAELEKWIQQGAIWPAVPLEASEVALAPVINDEAFLRRIYLDTVGVPPTLAEVRQFLEDSDPDKRNQLIDRLLEDDRLADHWVSYWMDLLAENPTLLNASLNSTGPFRWFLYDALRDNKSFDRIVTELLLMRGSPHEGGSAGFAIAAENDSPFAAKGHIIASAFLGIELQCARCHDSPYHSTTQRDLFSLAAMLNRKPLTVPSTSRVPDAFFEKKARESLIQVTLKPDETIQPDWPFASVTGAVDGPKIDKLMYNPQDTRERLAALITAPENKRFANVVVNRLWKQLIGTGMVEPVYDWEGRKPSHPKMLDWLSHQFITHDYDLNHVIRLIVTSQVYQREATGNNGTKPEALRFFTAPEKRRLTAEQIVDAMHTATGKQLDVEELTFVHDGQRDVSNRLSLGRPSRAWMFADLKNERDRPSLSLPYARTVTDVLEAFGWTGSRQKPIMHRETEPNVLQPGVLANGTLSMNLIRVSDQSELAQLAVDSRKSEEIIEALYLRFLCRHPNQEELNTFSNALAQGFDSRLLPADEIVPVQEPSPLPQVTWFNHLRPEANTIQQKVERRVRKGPPADPRLSPVWREVYEDIIWSLMNHREFVWVP, from the coding sequence ATGTACTGGACGCGACTTTTACTGATTTTAATTTTGACTTCCCACCATGCGTGCCCTCTGCATGCCGATGAGGCAGCACCAGTCGCCAGATGGGATTTCTCGACGGAAGAATCGACTTCCTTATCCACGCATGGCAACGTGACCCGCGATCAAGCCGGTCCTGTTCCGCCTGAGTTTCCAGACTTCACAAAAGATAACACGGCGGTCCACCTTGATGGTAAGGGGGCATACATTGCAGTCCAAGATCCCGGGGACAAGAGTATTTTCGACTTCACTAATGGCGATACCATTACAGTTGAAGCTTGGGTTAAGGTTGAGAAAATTCGAAATGGACAGCCGATGTATGTCATCGGGAAAGGACGGACTCACTCTCCGCATGTTGCGCCTGACAATCAGAACTGGGCACTGCGCGTGGTTGGTGCCGGAGATGCTGTGAAACTCGGCTTCTTATTCGCAACACCTGCCTCTCCCGGTTCCAAAGGCCCCAACTGGCATCGCTGGACATCAAAATCAGGATTTGCCGTAGTAACCGGCTGGCATCATATCGCGGTGACTTATCGATTTGGTCAACCCGATTCCATTCAAGGCTGGATTGACGGTCGACCCACTGACGGCATATGGGATCTGCAGGGGGCAACCAAAGCGGCTCCCGTAGTTGATAACGATCAGATCTGGATCGGATCATCCATGGGCGGCAATACCAGCAACAGCTTTAACGGCTGGCTGGATACGATTGCAGTCTATCGAACCAGATTAAGTAACAAGGTCATCGCATCTCATTTCCATCGACTCGGCGGCCCGCGCACCGTGGGACCTGCGCCCGAAATCATGCCCGAGATTTCCGATGTTCCACTGGGGCAGGTTCTGGTCACATTTTCCGAAAGCATGCCCGCCTCTGATCGCTGGTTGAATGAAGGCGAGAAATGGCCAAAGGAAACGTCCCGCTGGCTGGGGAATGAATTTCTGCTCCCGCGAATTCCATTGCGTTATGATGCCTGGGGCATTCGATCCAGCTGGAAAGCGCCGCTGCTGGTTCGCATGGCTGCGGATATGGAACTGGAGCCAGGAAAACATCGGCTCTTACTGAGAGCTCGTGCTCTGGGGCGATTATGGATTGACGGTAAGGTTGTGGCACGCACAAAAGCGCTCACATATCGTCCTCCCAATGGTGAAGAACCAATCACGCCGCTGGCTGAGCCCCCGTTGCACGGTGTCCGAGTGAAGGGGTATCGGATGCAGGAAGTCTTTGGAGAGATAACAATCCCTGATAATGATGATGGCAAAACCCAGCTCTGTCGCGTGGTGCTGGAACTGGTAACGGGTGGAAAGAACCTGCGCACTGAAACAGGTGAAGTCTGCGTGGCAATCCAGACGACCGACGGAAAATCCTATGCAGTCATTCGACCTCAGCATCAGGATGCGCTTCCCCTAACAGACGCCGCCGTTAATCCCGTGCTGTCACAAATCGAGGCTGCGATCTCTCAACTGGAAGACGAGACCAGACTGAAGGCGGCTGCGGGTCAGGATGACTTCTGGCAGACACGACATGCTGCCGCCCGAGCATGGACGTCACAACACCCTGCTCCGGAAATTCCCACTGTTGCGGATTCTGCGATCAACCACCCGATTGATCGTTTCCTGGCCAGCAAGATCGATAAAGCACTCTTAGAATCTTCGGCCACCGATCGCAGTCAGGCAGAACACTTTCACAAAACAATTCTGCCACTCCTGCAAGAGAATTGCTTCCGCTGCCATGGAGACAAAGATAAAGGCGGATTAAGACTGAACACCAGAGAGAATGCATTGAAGGCAGGCGATTCCGAAATCCCGGCGATTGTTCCCGGTGATATTTCAGCCAGTGAGCTAGTGGAGCGCATTCGAGCACAAGACGAAAGCATTCGTATGCCTCCGACTGGAAAAGGCCTGAGCAAGCAACAGATCGCAGAACTGGAGAAGTGGATTCAACAGGGAGCGATCTGGCCTGCCGTTCCACTGGAGGCCTCCGAAGTGGCGCTGGCCCCCGTCATCAACGACGAAGCATTTCTGCGTAGGATTTATCTCGATACCGTGGGAGTCCCGCCGACCTTGGCTGAAGTTCGGCAGTTTCTGGAAGATTCCGATCCGGACAAACGCAACCAACTGATTGACCGGCTGCTGGAAGACGACCGCCTTGCTGACCATTGGGTCAGTTATTGGATGGATTTACTGGCTGAGAATCCTACCTTACTAAATGCCTCGCTGAACAGCACAGGCCCCTTTCGCTGGTTTCTGTATGATGCCTTACGCGATAATAAATCATTCGACAGAATCGTGACGGAACTTTTACTGATGCGCGGCAGTCCGCATGAAGGTGGCAGCGCCGGTTTTGCAATTGCTGCAGAAAATGATTCGCCTTTTGCTGCCAAAGGGCATATCATCGCGTCCGCATTTCTGGGAATCGAACTTCAGTGTGCACGCTGCCACGACTCCCCCTATCACAGCACGACTCAGCGCGATTTATTCTCACTGGCTGCGATGCTGAACCGTAAACCTCTGACGGTCCCCTCGACAAGCCGCGTGCCTGATGCATTCTTTGAAAAGAAAGCCAGAGAGTCTCTGATTCAGGTCACTTTGAAGCCGGACGAAACGATTCAGCCAGACTGGCCGTTTGCTAGTGTTACTGGAGCCGTTGATGGTCCGAAAATTGATAAGCTCATGTACAACCCGCAGGACACGCGGGAACGGTTAGCTGCGTTGATCACTGCACCGGAAAACAAACGTTTTGCCAATGTGGTCGTCAATCGTTTGTGGAAACAGCTAATCGGGACAGGAATGGTGGAGCCAGTTTATGACTGGGAAGGCCGCAAACCAAGTCATCCCAAGATGCTGGACTGGCTGTCACACCAGTTTATCACTCATGACTATGATCTGAACCACGTCATTCGCCTGATTGTTACTTCTCAAGTTTACCAGCGAGAAGCGACTGGAAACAACGGGACGAAACCTGAAGCGCTGCGGTTCTTTACTGCTCCTGAGAAACGCCGACTGACTGCGGAACAGATTGTTGATGCCATGCATACCGCGACCGGAAAACAGTTGGACGTTGAAGAACTTACCTTTGTGCACGATGGTCAACGCGATGTCAGCAATCGTCTGTCATTGGGACGCCCCAGCCGTGCCTGGATGTTTGCGGATTTAAAGAATGAGCGAGACCGGCCGAGCCTCTCTCTGCCTTATGCCCGTACCGTCACTGATGTTCTGGAGGCGTTCGGCTGGACTGGATCTCGTCAGAAACCGATCATGCATCGCGAAACGGAGCCGAATGTACTGCAACCGGGAGTATTGGCGAACGGTACTCTTTCCATGAACCTCATTCGTGTGTCAGATCAAAGTGAGTTGGCCCAGTTGGCTGTCGACAGCAGGAAGTCTGAGGAAATCATTGAAGCGTTATATCTTCGTTTTCTGTGTCGTCACCCGAACCAGGAAGAACTGAATACATTCAGTAACGCATTGGCTCAAGGGTTTGATTCCCGTCTGCTGCCGGCAGACGAAATCGTGCCTGTTCAAGAACCATCTCCCTTACCGCAGGTGACCTGGTTTAACCACTTGCGACCGGAAGCTAATACTATCCAGCAGAAGGTGGAGCGACGTGTCCGTAAGGGGCCACCAGCCGATCCCCGTTTAAGTCCCGTATGGCGGGAAGTTTATGAAGACATTATCTGGAGTCTGATGAATCATCGGGAATTTGTCTGGGTTCCTTAG
- a CDS encoding archease — protein MTLSVSGTELDYLLFDWLDELLFRFETSQLLFCEFDVQFHYEGITVSAQGETFQADRHRLAHEVKAITYHQLSVQQTAEGWQARFIIDI, from the coding sequence GTGACGCTCTCTGTCAGCGGCACCGAACTGGACTATCTGCTGTTTGACTGGCTGGATGAGCTGCTGTTTCGTTTCGAAACCAGCCAGCTGCTGTTCTGTGAATTTGATGTCCAGTTTCACTACGAGGGAATCACTGTTTCGGCCCAGGGAGAAACCTTTCAAGCAGACCGTCACCGGCTGGCACATGAAGTGAAAGCGATTACCTATCACCAGTTGTCTGTCCAGCAGACTGCAGAAGGCTGGCAGGCTCGATTTATTATTGATATCTGA
- a CDS encoding RtcB family protein, whose amino-acid sequence MISPGGVGYDINCGVRLIRSNLFHEDVKPYLPALIEELFQRVPCGVGRTGKYHFSNQELCQMMEHGPAWFKEQRGMVTEHDIAHTEAHGCLSGARPELVSERALLRGVEQCGTLGSGNHFLEAQLVDMQIVNVMIHSGFRGLGYQICDDALKALRVVPQKYGIHLPDRQLTYAPVLSPEGEHYLGAMQAATNYAWCNRQLLMHQAREVFETVFGFSWQELGMTLIYDIALNIAKLEEHTVDGSRKQVWVHRKGATRTFPAGHPEVPEQYQEIGQSIRIPSDMGRASWALVGQPGCMEQTFGTTCICAGRQMSRKQAVRVSQGRDIDEELRTRGVIARARSWRGLAEEQPCCLS is encoded by the coding sequence GTGATTTCACCCGGCGGGGTGGGCTATGACATCAACTGTGGTGTGCGGCTGATTCGTTCGAACCTTTTCCATGAGGATGTGAAACCGTATCTGCCTGCCCTGATCGAAGAACTGTTCCAGCGGGTGCCCTGTGGAGTGGGGCGAACCGGGAAGTACCATTTCAGCAATCAGGAACTGTGTCAGATGATGGAGCACGGTCCAGCCTGGTTCAAAGAACAACGTGGAATGGTGACAGAGCATGACATCGCGCATACGGAAGCACATGGCTGTCTGTCCGGTGCGCGGCCGGAACTGGTCAGTGAGCGGGCTCTGCTACGGGGTGTAGAGCAGTGCGGAACTCTGGGATCGGGCAATCATTTTCTGGAAGCGCAATTAGTAGACATGCAAATAGTAAATGTCATGATACATTCCGGCTTCCGGGGGCTGGGTTACCAGATTTGTGACGATGCCCTGAAAGCATTGCGCGTTGTGCCCCAGAAATATGGCATTCACCTGCCCGATCGTCAGTTGACCTATGCGCCTGTATTGAGCCCTGAGGGAGAACATTATCTGGGCGCGATGCAAGCGGCCACCAATTATGCGTGGTGTAATCGGCAGCTGTTGATGCATCAGGCGCGGGAAGTTTTTGAGACCGTGTTCGGCTTTTCCTGGCAGGAGCTGGGAATGACACTCATCTATGATATCGCCCTCAATATTGCGAAGCTGGAAGAACACACCGTTGATGGGAGCAGAAAGCAGGTCTGGGTGCATCGGAAGGGGGCCACGAGGACCTTTCCGGCGGGGCATCCGGAGGTTCCAGAGCAGTATCAGGAGATTGGTCAGTCGATACGGATTCCGAGTGATATGGGCCGGGCCAGCTGGGCATTGGTGGGCCAGCCGGGCTGTATGGAACAGACCTTCGGTACAACCTGTATTTGTGCAGGCAGGCAAATGAGCCGCAAGCAGGCGGTACGTGTGTCGCAGGGCCGGGATATCGATGAGGAGCTCCGGACGCGCGGCGTGATCGCGCGGGCACGGAGCTGGCGCGGACTGGCAGAAGAACAGCCGTGCTGTTTGTCATGA
- a CDS encoding archease, producing the protein MYSSFEHTADIGLDVSAESREALFAEAARGLFQSW; encoded by the coding sequence ATGTATTCTTCTTTTGAACATACTGCGGATATCGGACTGGATGTCAGTGCTGAGAGCCGGGAAGCCCTGTTTGCTGAGGCGGCACGGGGCCTCTTTCAATCCTGGTAG
- a CDS encoding DUF1501 domain-containing protein: MKNQCAVPSFNRRECLAAGVALAGGLATSKFSLGETSSKLIRGKAEHVISIWLGGGMAQIDTFDPKRKGNPKARKAGAYYDSIDTAVPDVQLCEHLKKLAPLMDRVTAVRTVNHESIDEHAAATNRMHTGRPISGTVTYPSLGSLVTHERGAVSDDAPPYVLIGYPNVTRGPGFLGAGHGYLYLTNTNEGPAGLSRPDHITSDRQARRESFLAVLQKQGKAASEQKVRDYEAAIQQSMKLSGPEFNQAFQLDKEPAELRTRYGGEFGQRCLLSRRLVERGVRFIEVSHNLNFLNGAGWDVHYEGILQQHKLIQEMDTAVATLISDLEQKKLLDKTLIVITTEFGRPPEFDSGGGRGHQGTAFSCVLAGGGLAHRGAWGVTDELSKKIVENPVGLPDFFATILASLGIDYTKNLYANDRPIPITDGGVPVKELFA, translated from the coding sequence ATGAAAAATCAATGTGCGGTACCCTCTTTCAATCGACGCGAGTGCCTGGCCGCGGGAGTGGCATTAGCGGGCGGACTGGCGACCTCAAAATTCAGTCTGGGTGAAACCTCATCAAAACTGATTCGCGGCAAAGCCGAGCATGTGATTTCGATCTGGCTTGGCGGGGGGATGGCACAGATTGACACCTTTGATCCCAAGCGAAAAGGAAACCCCAAGGCCAGGAAGGCGGGAGCCTACTACGACTCGATCGATACCGCAGTGCCGGATGTGCAGCTTTGTGAGCATCTCAAGAAGCTGGCTCCCCTGATGGATCGTGTTACGGCTGTGCGAACGGTCAATCATGAATCGATCGACGAACATGCTGCCGCCACAAATCGCATGCACACCGGTCGCCCTATTAGTGGTACTGTCACCTATCCCTCGCTTGGTTCGTTGGTAACCCACGAACGAGGCGCGGTCTCTGACGACGCTCCTCCTTATGTCTTAATCGGTTATCCGAATGTGACACGTGGTCCAGGCTTTCTGGGGGCCGGCCATGGCTATCTCTATTTGACCAATACCAATGAAGGTCCGGCAGGATTGTCTCGACCAGATCATATCACATCTGACCGACAGGCGCGACGAGAATCATTCCTGGCTGTTTTACAGAAACAAGGAAAAGCAGCCAGCGAACAGAAAGTACGCGACTATGAAGCCGCTATTCAACAAAGTATGAAGCTGAGTGGGCCGGAATTTAATCAGGCCTTTCAACTGGATAAAGAGCCAGCAGAACTACGAACAAGGTACGGTGGAGAATTTGGTCAGCGCTGTCTGTTAAGCCGCCGGCTTGTGGAACGAGGTGTTCGATTCATTGAAGTCTCGCATAACCTGAACTTTCTAAACGGGGCTGGCTGGGATGTGCATTACGAGGGGATTTTGCAGCAGCACAAACTGATCCAGGAAATGGATACAGCAGTCGCAACCTTGATTTCCGATCTCGAACAGAAAAAACTCCTGGATAAGACTCTGATCGTCATCACGACGGAATTTGGTCGTCCACCGGAATTTGACAGTGGCGGAGGACGGGGACATCAGGGAACCGCATTCAGCTGTGTTCTCGCCGGCGGCGGTCTGGCACACCGTGGCGCGTGGGGAGTGACCGACGAGCTTTCCAAGAAAATCGTCGAAAACCCAGTGGGCCTCCCAGATTTCTTTGCCACGATTCTCGCCTCTCTGGGGATCGACTACACGAAGAATCTCTATGCCAACGATAGACCCATTCCCATTACAGATGGCGGTGTACCTGTCAAAGAACTATTCGCATAA
- a CDS encoding DUF1559 domain-containing protein: protein MKLISTRRGFTLIELLVVIAIIAILIALLLPAVQQAREAARRSTCKNNMKQIGLALHNYHDVYSTFPVGALPGNRPNWRVGILPAIDQAPLFNQLSISGHWASGCNSSSSYGQQATGTNLVLVGLKIPVFQCPSNPLDPNNPSGSMCNYDKLQCHDYVGISGATPDPAPTPRTNVCSTGASYGVYCNNGILVPGKNYRFRDITDGASNTMIVGEQSGSVGTNDWRTNYHGGWRGWSSSGDVATRTGAHHVGGVTTIAFQINAKSGQSGGNTVPRSNSAYSGNTVLNSHHTGGIHMLLADGGVRFISENIDFLTLRQLCARDDGQVVGEF from the coding sequence ATGAAATTGATCTCAACCCGCCGAGGATTCACACTCATTGAACTACTGGTCGTCATTGCGATTATTGCTATTTTGATCGCACTCCTGTTACCCGCTGTCCAGCAGGCGCGCGAAGCGGCCCGCCGCAGTACCTGCAAAAACAACATGAAGCAGATTGGTCTCGCGCTACACAATTACCATGATGTCTACAGTACGTTTCCTGTCGGGGCATTGCCGGGGAACCGTCCGAACTGGCGCGTGGGAATTCTGCCGGCGATCGACCAGGCACCACTTTTTAATCAGTTGTCGATTTCTGGCCACTGGGCTTCCGGCTGCAATTCGTCCAGCAGCTATGGTCAGCAGGCGACGGGGACTAACCTGGTACTCGTCGGATTGAAAATTCCGGTGTTTCAGTGTCCATCCAACCCGCTCGATCCCAATAATCCTTCGGGGAGCATGTGTAATTACGACAAGCTGCAGTGCCACGATTATGTCGGCATCAGCGGAGCCACCCCCGACCCTGCTCCGACCCCTCGCACCAATGTCTGCTCGACCGGCGCCAGCTATGGTGTTTACTGCAATAACGGCATTCTTGTCCCCGGTAAAAACTATCGCTTCCGTGATATTACTGACGGTGCCTCGAATACAATGATCGTGGGAGAACAGTCGGGGAGTGTAGGAACGAATGACTGGCGAACCAATTATCATGGTGGCTGGCGAGGCTGGTCTTCCTCAGGAGATGTTGCAACAAGAACGGGGGCCCATCATGTCGGTGGTGTTACCACGATCGCCTTCCAAATCAATGCTAAATCAGGTCAGTCCGGCGGAAATACAGTACCCCGTTCTAACAGTGCCTACTCCGGAAATACGGTTCTGAATTCGCATCATACCGGGGGTATTCACATGCTGCTGGCTGACGGGGGCGTCCGCTTCATTTCGGAAAATATTGACTTCCTGACATTGCGTCAGCTCTGTGCCCGCGATGACGGCCAGGTTGTGGGTGAATTCTAA